A window of Ooceraea biroi isolate clonal line C1 chromosome 9, Obir_v5.4, whole genome shotgun sequence genomic DNA:
ctttattttttagtaGAGGGTGTCGTTATATAACTTGAATATCtgcatatgtaaatataaaagtataatacaatttaaaaatattaaagccATTTTTCTTTATGTGTTTGTGTACGTATAAGTAAAATACAGAAAGTTGTTTTCTACACACACTTATTCATAATGCTCTTTGATTTTCTAGCGAGAGCGAAGACGGCGAGGTGTGGTATTACAGTACGTCGTTACAGCTAGAAGAAGTGATGCTCGCATTAGATCAGAACGAATTGGAGGTAGCACTGTATCGCGAGTTGTCGGATTACAAGGACGAAATAGTTCGTCAAATGGAGCTTACCGAGTCCATTACGAATCAGTTCAAAGGAAACAAGAAATCGTATCTAGAAGTAGAGAACGGTAAGGATCATTTTCTTCTGAATCCATTTTGGCTAGCatcgaatatttaaaaaaagttaattaacactgtctctcttttcttttattccgattgtttaatatcatatttttatatataatttcgtatgtaaatgatatattttacaacaTATTAACATCGCATTCACAAAGAgacaatatcattatttatttttataaaaacctTCCAGCTCTTATACAAAAGATGCAAAAGGAACGACAAGAGAAACAAGTGAAAGAGGAAGacgagaagaaggagaagcaAAGACAAGAAGCCGAAGAAATGATACGCAAGATGCACGAAGATACGGAGTCCACCGAGGAACGTGCAGCAGCTACGGCGGAGCAAAGGGAAGCCAAGGCATCTGGCAATGATTCAGTTGCTTCTGCACAGGTACCTGATATGGTAGGAGACACTGTTGAAGTGGATGTGGACGCATCAGCGGGATCAAATACCGACAAAACGATCACGAAAACCAGTACCAGTACCTCCTCGTCTGAAGAGGTAGATGAAGAAGCATTggaaggagaagagaaagTTGGAAAAGATGGTAAGTGATGAAGTTCGCGGTATTCTGAATTATTAACGACagttatttatgattttttttccatGTAACGATACAATGTAACCAAAATTATCAACGAAGCATATTATTATGATACGCAGAACATTTCAAatgaatttcaattaaataagaatttgaaacaatttttgCCAGGTAAAAAGCACACGATTGTGACAAGATCGAAGACCGGGTCACTGCAGCCACGAACCTTTAATATGGACGACCTCAAAAGACGAAGTACGTCGTTGTCGAAGGAGGAGCTTGAGAAACTGGACAAAAGCCTAAAAGACACCGAGGGCGATGGCACTAGACTGACGCGTCAAAAAGCACATCAGATCGCGTCCGGTACTCACCTATTCAAATTGGGCatggataataattttaaatcgtaCGTCAATCAGTACAGTACGAATCTAGTGTCTTTGAATAAGACGCAGAGGAATGAAGAACGCGACAAGAAACGTCATCTGTCGCATAAGTTCTCGCTTACGCAGGCATCGGAGTTCAAGTGGGTGGGCAGCCTGACAGGCACCCGAGCCCTGCTGGTGAGTACTCTGCGCCAGACAGTTCTGCAGCTTGAGAGCAATATCCAAGCACCGTTCATGCACACCAACTGGCCGTTGCTACGTAAACCGTGGACTGCCGCCGTGGGAGCATGCGTGAATCCGCGTGACTTCGCGCGCACTCTCATTGTTCTGCAAGCGTGCATCAAGTCCGTGGTGTTCGCTAGTGTCTGGCATGATCAGCTTGGCCATGTGAAACTACAACGGGTGACCGCGCTCGAGCGCGAGGAGAAGAAGCGACAGGacaagaaggagaagaaggagaaagaggacgaggaggagcgCAATCGAACATTCAGCTTCGTCAAGTATACTCTCGGCCTGAAGCATCAAGTGTGGAAGCAAAAGGGCGAGGAATATCGAATTCACGGCCTGGGCGGTTGGCTCTGGGTATCGGCTAGCCGCCGTTACCGATCCTCGGAGACGAAGATGGGTCTGCGCGCCGGCCCGCAGAAGATCATGGTGCAGATTAAAGATCAGAGTGGCCTGAGGATTCTCGCACTCGACCCGCCCACGTACGAGTGTCTTATGAGGGAGTACTGCGGTGGTAAGATTGAAAACGGCGTTGTAAAACAAGAGATCAAGCAAGAGGGCGCGGAAAATGTTGCGATTAAACAGGAGTGCAATGCGGAAACCGTAAAGAAGGAACCGGCGACTGACGATGAGACGAATGGGGTGCATGCTTCCCCTGGTCTTTCAGTGAAGTCGGAATCTCCCGCGATTAAACAAGAAATAAAGACAAATCTATCATTTCTAGCTGGCataaaaattgagaaagtTTTTACTCCAATTACCGAGTTTGAGGAAATTGATATTACTAAAGGACTTACCAGTCCTGGAAGATTGTATTATCcaaaaatcgcgaaaaagaCCAGGATCGACGATTTTCTGTCGCGTAGGACACACTTGAAGCTTTTGGAAGAGAGAAGATTCTTGCAATCTGAGAAGAGCAAAGAATTGGCGAATCAGATGACAAATCAGAAAGGCGGTGGCGACGGCGATTCTGCGGAGATGGAGATTGAGAACCACGAGGAGGGCGAAACAGACGAAGGCGTAAACGTTGGCGTCAGTGTTGATGGCGGCGGAGATGCCTCTCTACAGGCTTTACTATCACCGCTTGCCGGTAAACAGCAACAAGCGAACAAAGCGGCGACGGCGGTCCTGTCCGTGTCCACGAAAGAAATGATGATCCGCAAGCGTATCCAACAGGCGCGCATGCGGTACGCGGACGTGATGAGGCTCTGCAGAAACGGCAACTGTTACTCGTGCTACTGCAACGCTATGAATAAGAACAACGTACAGGCCAATGCAGCACAGAGCCTTGCCTACACTTGCTACTCACCCCTATGTATGCAAAAAGTCCATTTGAAGCGCGAGTTGATAACGTTGTGTCGTGAGGCGAATACACTGAACAATAATCAGCCTTTGCCGCAATCCTCATCACAGATTATTCTGAAATCGGGGGCGTCGGATGAGGCGAAGAACGCGATCAAACAGGATCTGGAATCGGCGATGCTTGGCAACGAGGAGGCATCAACGAAGGCGAAGGATGCCACTGCTTCCTCGCCTCCGGCGAAAAAGTTGAAGCTCGAGAACAGCTCAGACAACGTAGACgtgacgacggtgacgacaaCGAGCAACGTCACCACGACCACTACCACCACTACTACAACGGTAAAGAACACGGACGGCGTACAGGAGCACTCGACTGTTAATCGCAATTCCGTTACTGTCTCGTCGAACACCACGACCACATCGACGAACAAGAGCGGCGTGAAAACGGTGATAATCGTGAACCGCCGTGGCAGGACGGTGCAGCGAAGCGCGGTTACCAAGGAACTAAACGCCGACGGCAGCGAGCGGATTTATACGACCACGTCAACGGAAGGCAAGGTTTACCTGAAGAAGGTGGCAATCTCCTTGGCGGATCGTAGAAAGAAACGTACGCCGGTCAAGTATCCGCTGTGCTCGACTTTCTGTACGCGGAACAAGCACCGCAGCATTTTGGTATTGCCACAACACGAGCTCCGAAAATTATCTCGTCTCGGCGGCAAGATGCCCGTGCAAGGCTTTCATCATCTGGCCAAGGCGAACCTATCGGTGTGGCCGTATTCTTGTTCCCGACCGCTGTTCAAAACCTGCTGGCTGTACAGGACAGTCGGTCTGAGATCACTGGCCGCAGCCGCGATTCAACTGAGAATACTCTGGGCGTGTTTGAGGTGGGACGACATGGCAGCCAAGCCGATGTCTACCGACGGCAAGAACCAGATCACCACCGATACAGAGATTATGTCGTTAGAGATCCTGAAACATCGGCACGTCGGCCAGTTCCTCGACAGAACGCAATACCTGCGTAGAAAGGTCGTGATACCGCTCGAACTTCCGAAGCAAGTCAGAGGTGCGTATATACAGAAATCACTTAATATCATTATGGTGGAAATTTTGATTATTCGTCTACTAAAGATATTACAAAAGTATGTTGTAAGCGCGAATAGTCGTTTGATCGCATTTGTATTTACTCTACGTACATAAATCTTCCAGAGGTGACATCCATAAGAAGCGGCTTGAGAAAACGGAAGCGTCCAGAATCTCCTCAGAGTACCGAACCGCAAGTCACTGAAGAGTGGGTCGACGAAGACAAGCTGGAGCTGTGGGAAATCAAGCAGTACGGCGACAGGTACACGGACGACCGCGTGCAATTAATATCGCGCGTATCTAACGACGACAAAGTATTTTGCATGTTGTTTctcgttaaaattttttatcgttaacGTTTACGAAGTTCTCAAAAAGATATTCCTCTTATCTCGCAACACTGTGCCATTGCTTTCCAAGTTCACGCCGACGACAACATTGTCGAGCGTCGTCGAGCATGAAACCTGAGCTGAAACCGTGTTTAACCTTCGcttgctttctttctttcattggATACTAACCCTTCGCTTGGTGTGTCTGTCCTGTCTCCAGGTTAGAGAAGGCTAATGCCCAGATTATTACTAGGAGCCGCTCGGGAGTGCCGCAATCGGTGGTCGTAAGTGGTGGTAACAGAACTGCCACGGTCACCACGACTGCCGGTGGCACGACCGGCTTGACCGGCGATCAGCTCGTGAGCGGCAAAGCAACGCCAGAAGAGATCAAGGAGAAAATGGAGCAGCAACTGCGCATGCAGCGAGCGGCTCATCAGCAGAAACGTGCCTTGGAGACTCTTAAAAGCCAACCAGTCAATTCGCCGACCGCCCAGCTCGTCAAAGTCACGGCTAATTCTTCTCACGGTAAGTTGACGATTGCACGTGATGAATATATAggatgaatataaaattgatatagaatataaaatttatgtcgattaaaattaaaacagtaAGATCAATTCTGCTTTTTTTTAGATGGTACAGTTAAATTAGTTTCGAAAGTCGCAATCCCGGCGAATCCGAACAGCACGAAATCGCAGCTAACGTCTCTTCTAACAACACCTACTCAGAACAAAGTTATTGGACGCCGTTATTTGGTGAAAAGTGAGTATTTAGCTATTTATCATTATGTTCGAGTGTATTGTTCAACAAAGTCAATTTAATTCACTCTGTTGCTTCATTTCAGCGTCTGATGGGTCTACCAAAGTCGTGTCCGGTCCTACCAGTATTCTACCGAAGACATCGCCGACTCAGACATCGAACCAGTTACAACAATCTTTAATTAGAGTGTCGCAAGCAAGTAAGTTTATTCATTTCTATTGCTAGAAAGTTTGCTTTGAAAAATTAGCAAAAACAATAAACATTGTCTTTTTATAAGGAAAaggttttgctttttttcatttttttaaataacttttttttattcttatctgTTTTAGGTACCAATTCGCCTGTGCAGCTTCAGCAGAAAGTGCACATTGTTAGAACGCTGGATGGCAAGCTTCAAGTACGTGGCTTGCTACCCGGTCAGCAGCTGATCCAGATGCCCGATGGAAAGCTGCATGTACTAAACGTAAGCCAGGCGGTGGGCAGTACACTCGCGCAGGGCACTCAAACGAATTCGACGACAACTACGAGCACGCCACAGGTAATTTACTCAATAAGACGcttgttttttaaaaacaacatTCATAGGACGAACAATAAGGAtttaattatacgtataatgtaaaaattaatggGAAAAACTTCTGATATTATCttaattgttatatttcaGATAAAGACTGTAACAGCGACAAAAGTGACGGCTTCCGAGACTCCAACCAAAACGAGTCCTGGTGCAAAAATAACGGTGAATTCAACAGCACAACAGGCACAAACGTCTCAGCAAGCGCAAGTCGTGCAAACCGTTCAGCGCGTAAAAGCCACGGCTGTGAGTCTAGCTTCAGGCACACCAACTCAAGCGACGAAGAATACCATTGTGGTCGCCAACGCGGGACAGACCGCACAGGTAACGATCTTCAAAAAGAGACTAAACCATATGATCATTAGATAAAAGTTCACAAAGAGtcaaataatagaaaagtattaaattttgGCTTCGAGGAATTTAAATCGAacaactaataattttataattataaaaaaatatcacgtGATAATATTAATGCTCTTTATATTTCCTTTTACGTTGTGTACATTATGTAAATGCGATATGATTTTAGGTGATATCCTCCGGTGCGCAGGTGATTAGCGGCAATCAAATCGTCGTGACGAACGCGAATCTGGCCCAGCAATTGGCAAGTGGCAAAGCCCAACTGGCAACGATTGGCGGCCATCAGGTGGTGATACGTAGCACGACCGGGAACCAGATCGTGCACCTGAATTCCACGAACAGTGGCATCATCGTGAAAGGTGCCGTTGCCGCGAATAAACAGCCGCAAGGTTAGTTGCTTACTCGATTCGTCATTCCGCGCATACATTTTTTCTCATGCACAGTTTACAACAAACATGCGTATAATTTTTCTAGTTTTACAAACCACGCAAACTGCAACTGTCGCGACACAGTCGGTCACCAGCacgaacgcgaacgcgacgATCGCTACGGCAACCTCGAGCGCAACTACCACTGCGTCAGTGACAACCAGCCAGCAAAACTCTGCCGTAGCACCAATTCCAAGGAACATCGAAGCCTCATTACTAGCTGGACAACCACCCGGCACGGTGATCAAATGCGTGACCGCTCAGGTCATCCAAACGACCGATGGTCCGCGAATCGTATTGCAGGGTCTGCAAGGCGCGGACTTCACGCAGCAGCAATTAAACTTGGTACAGCAGCAAGTAAAACAGCAGCTGCTCAAAGGTTGGTACTAAAGATCGAAAAATACGATCCGAgttgatatttttatgttatacattattattataagccGAGGATTTTACATTGATTTCAGCTCATGCATCAACTGGCAAGCAGGGCGTCTTGGGACCTACGAAGATTTACCTGGCCGTTCAGCCGGCTCAACCATCCAATCAGCAACAACAGTCCCAGACCGCACAGTCTTCATCAGCGACTACTTCTGTGACTTCAAGCCCGAAGCAGCAGTCTACGGTGTCCTCATCGTCCACCGTTGGTACGcgacttttatttttccttttaatattataataaaagtacaaaaataagtagaaatatttatacagcaatatttaaataagtaataagcaataaatatttttgttgaaaaatataataaattttgcaaaaagctATCGATATTTGcaagtttatatataatgcgtGATAATACttgcaataatataaatatgtatttttcattaGAATCACAAGGGACCACTGAAACCATTCCAGAAGGATCACAAGTAATAACACCAAAATCAGCTGACAAGCCGAAAGTGGTTGTTCAACAAGTAGGACGCGTGGCGAATGCGGCAGATGACGATTCGCAAAAAGCGAATATAGCTAACGGGCAACAACCGTCGCAATCTCAGAACGAAGAAGGCGACTCGTCGAATAAATTCATATTGACACCAGATTATATCCAACAAAgttagtatataaaaaatattaaaagacacGCGTTTtgggaatataaaaatattacatgtatatgtaatattacgtATTCTTTTATCAGTACGGGCAAAAGATTGCTAAACTCACacgaaactttttttcattacgtACGAATAAACTACATGCATTTTTTTACACTTTGcaacgttaaaaataattagagaAATGTTTCTCATGTTTAGAAAAacttttatctattttttatacaagaaaaatcaaaaacatctttttttaattttcaatgctttttaatttttttcttaaattgttTCAAAACGATTTTcatacgtttttttttacaaaactgCTTTCGTTGAAAATTCCTATTCTCGAGAAACACTTCTTAAATATACAGacttttttgtatatattatatatattttaatttcttctcgtATTTCCTTTCAGCTATTAAAAATGCCTTGAAACAAGAGAATCTTAATCCGGAGATTGAAGAGAAGTTGCTACAGTTACAACGGTACCAGGAGAAGCAGATGAGAGTCGAAAACTCCGTGGCCAGCAACCAGACTCACCACAATTCACCTGCGGCGACAACACCGCGTCCGCCGTCCCGTAAACGGCCACTGTCAAACATTTCACCAGCGGTGGCGACGATACCAAGTAACGTGCAGTCGTCATCTAGCGGTGGCGACGACAAAGATGACAAAGACTGGATAGAGACACCTAGAAAGAGACCAGCGCTGAAGCAAGAAAGTCGCGAAACGACCGCAAAGTAAgagtaacataaaaaaaaacataaagacAGATAACATTAGCTAAAGCAAATAACATGTATTATTAACGATATAAAACAGTAACGCAGATCATCGGTGCCcttccatttcttttttcttgttatAAAGATACAATTTTCATCTATTTTATAGTAGATacaaaatagatataaaaatagatacaaacttttatctttattttgtgTCTATTTTTAGGGAGGGAAGGGAATCAAGCGTATGATTCGGTTCGCAGTCTTTTTGTCACGAGCGATTTTGTCTCTCATTTTGACACGCGCGGGGCTAAACTAATTCGGCAagagattaatatatatttcgtcctttcatatatttatcttttcattAATTAGATATCTTTTCATCATAGAATTTATTTGCCggttttcctttttaatattttgtttctctcctttctctctctcgttctcaaAATAAACCGAGTTACGTTACTGTGTTATATCCtaagtaatattaatcaattttagcTTCCGCCTTTGCTTCTATATTTAAGATATGACAAACTTATAATGTTTcctaacatttttaaattttcacacaattttttttatttatttttatgtatatatcacacgcatttgtatatataatgaacttttaaaacttttggataaaatatacttttagaaaaaagagaaaataatgaaaatttttgcttTGTCCTTTGGAAATTTTTCTGATCCGTTTAACACGTTtgataaagtatataaaagttttgGATTCGTGCTTAATGTGTACATAAATTCTTAGTAAAAAGGGATATTATGAGTTATTATGAGACATGTATTTAACTCGTTTTTTAGCGTTTTTCATAATATGGATTGTAACATACttgtatatttcttattaaaaacactaaacaaACGAATACATGTTATAATCCAAGACATTaacaaatattctttatatcttttttcacttttattaAGCGTGTTTATGTTGTAATCTTCTCGAAAATACAAGAACAGAgcataataaagtttttagtTTCATCCTAATTCATCAATAGTTAGATTCTGTTTCCTCGTTTTctgtgttaaatttaatttttacatgtatGATGCAAAAGTATTAGACAATGTAGGaatataattgattgattacaattgaattaaattaaaatttaaaattgaattaaaattgatctattaaaattgaaaacattAAACGGtcgttttacttttttttatacccAATTTTTTGTCAGTAAAACCATCAAAAGATTTTTGATGATTTGACTGGCGCAAatcatttttacaattttttagttttttatgtATTCTTTATTGTATCCTTCTGTGTAATTCTTTCTGTTCTTCATCATCTCTAGTATCACACAACATTCTCCTTATCCTTCTCGTTAACTCAATTTTTCATTGATCTTTTCActctatctttttttctcttcgagAATTTTTAAACTGaggaacaaaaatattatccatctaacttatatttttttataaacgtcttgttttgtctctctttcgaaaaaagatcaaatatttcaaatatcataTGATTGATAAAACGAAGATTAATACAGATGAAACATGTTTTgaataatgcaaaaaaatttttaaacctaataatc
This region includes:
- the LOC105275959 gene encoding nucleosome-remodeling factor subunit NURF301 isoform X1, whose product is MTGRGSKRRGRPPKSVVMERPKKFQYHLMKKPKYLQNRTIPGTPGGTETPGSQPSTPTASRPTSPSVENEENGKRSTRNQRNKSRGARDRHSRKGGHSGSSGAYQRRGYNPNVDYHDSEYHYGSDFGDESSEKSEPEEDPLPSDIETSESMEEPDPSSDSDFSLSSYSTTSGTPRKPLLSQQRAPSPEPLWLQNRELPPLVLPKSSDDLLVPKELVMPLLSIYETLRHFRTLVRLSCFRFEDFCAALMCEDQTNLLAEIHIMLIKALLREEDSQQTHFGPLDQKDSVNVSLYFVDVLTWPEVLRSYVESDKGFDQSILQILTVTEYPFTAIEDRIKILQFMTDQFLITNPVREDLLHEGSMHYDDHCRVCHRLGDLLCCETCPAVFHLECVEPPLVDVPTEDWQCSTCKAHKVTGVVDCIPDVEKNGSLCRQEHLGFDRHGRKYWFLARRVFVESEDGEVWYYSTSLQLEEVMLALDQNELEVALYRELSDYKDEIVRQMELTESITNQFKGNKKSYLEVENALIQKMQKERQEKQVKEEDEKKEKQRQEAEEMIRKMHEDTESTEERAAATAEQREAKASGNDSVASAQVPDMVGDTVEVDVDASAGSNTDKTITKTSTSTSSSEEVDEEALEGEEKVGKDGKKHTIVTRSKTGSLQPRTFNMDDLKRRSTSLSKEELEKLDKSLKDTEGDGTRLTRQKAHQIASGTHLFKLGMDNNFKSYVNQYSTNLVSLNKTQRNEERDKKRHLSHKFSLTQASEFKWVGSLTGTRALLVSTLRQTVLQLESNIQAPFMHTNWPLLRKPWTAAVGACVNPRDFARTLIVLQACIKSVVFASVWHDQLGHVKLQRVTALEREEKKRQDKKEKKEKEDEEERNRTFSFVKYTLGLKHQVWKQKGEEYRIHGLGGWLWVSASRRYRSSETKMGLRAGPQKIMVQIKDQSGLRILALDPPTYECLMREYCGGKIENGVVKQEIKQEGAENVAIKQECNAETVKKEPATDDETNGVHASPGLSVKSESPAIKQEIKTNLSFLAGIKIEKVFTPITEFEEIDITKGLTSPGRLYYPKIAKKTRIDDFLSRRTHLKLLEERRFLQSEKSKELANQMTNQKGGGDGDSAEMEIENHEEGETDEGVNVGVSVDGGGDASLQALLSPLAGKQQQANKAATAVLSVSTKEMMIRKRIQQARMRYADVMRLCRNGNCYSCYCNAMNKNNVQANAAQSLAYTCYSPLCMQKVHLKRELITLCREANTLNNNQPLPQSSSQIILKSGASDEAKNAIKQDLESAMLGNEEASTKAKDATASSPPAKKLKLENSSDNVDVTTVTTTSNVTTTTTTTTTTVKNTDGVQEHSTVNRNSVTVSSNTTTTSTNKSGVKTVIIVNRRGRTVQRSAVTKELNADGSERIYTTTSTEGKVYLKKVAISLADRRKKRTPVKYPLCSTFCTRNKHRSILVLPQHELRKLSRLGGKMPVQGFHHLAKANLSVWPYSCSRPLFKTCWLYRTVGLRSLAAAAIQLRILWACLRWDDMAAKPMSTDGKNQITTDTEIMSLEILKHRHVGQFLDRTQYLRRKVVIPLELPKQVREVTSIRSGLRKRKRPESPQSTEPQVTEEWVDEDKLELWEIKQYGDRLEKANAQIITRSRSGVPQSVVVSGGNRTATVTTTAGGTTGLTGDQLVSGKATPEEIKEKMEQQLRMQRAAHQQKRALETLKSQPVNSPTAQLVKVTANSSHDGTVKLVSKVAIPANPNSTKSQLTSLLTTPTQNKVIGRRYLVKTSDGSTKVVSGPTSILPKTSPTQTSNQLQQSLIRVSQASTNSPVQLQQKVHIVRTLDGKLQVRGLLPGQQLIQMPDGKLHVLNVSQAVGSTLAQGTQTNSTTTTSTPQIKTVTATKVTASETPTKTSPGAKITVNSTAQQAQTSQQAQVVQTVQRVKATAVSLASGTPTQATKNTIVVANAGQTAQVISSGAQVISGNQIVVTNANLAQQLASGKAQLATIGGHQVVIRSTTGNQIVHLNSTNSGIIVKGAVAANKQPQVLQTTQTATVATQSVTSTNANATIATATSSATTTASVTTSQQNSAVAPIPRNIEASLLAGQPPGTVIKCVTAQVIQTTDGPRIVLQGLQGADFTQQQLNLVQQQVKQQLLKAHASTGKQGVLGPTKIYLAVQPAQPSNQQQQSQTAQSSSATTSVTSSPKQQSTVSSSSTVESQGTTETIPEGSQVITPKSADKPKVVVQQVGRVANAADDDSQKANIANGQQPSQSQNEEGDSSNKFILTPDYIQQTIKNALKQENLNPEIEEKLLQLQRYQEKQMRVENSVASNQTHHNSPAATTPRPPSRKRPLSNISPAVATIPSNVQSSSSGGDDKDDKDWIETPRKRPALKQESRETTAKVSKVSEAIDNETSPKNRSAKLKDSQEQRRKQQVHSRMQVLLFRHKELLKKDILKKRALLEKELQIDIQKDLSAELATRTKAERHKQDEVKVGSAKRKANAQAAQQVSPANRSGGGSRPKKHKAQGNNATPPGGSTTATTRIKKEKLYCLCRTPYDETKFYVGCDLCNNWFHGDCVGITEEMSKSLSEFVCTECRHARDTQELYCLCKQPYDESQFYICCDKCQDWFHGRCVGILQSEADNIDEYVCPNCQRNSSVNFANMKNLNTKDLDLLKKLIKQIQAHKSAWPFMEPVDPNEAPDYYKVIKEPMDLQTIELRINDRTYKKLSEFIGDMTKIFDNCRYYNPKESPFFKCAESLETYFVHKIKSLREKFSEGK
- the LOC105275959 gene encoding nucleosome-remodeling factor subunit NURF301 isoform X2, with product MTGRGSKRRGRPPKSVVMERPKKFQYHLMKKPKYLQNRTIPGTPGGTETPGSQPSTPTASRPTSPSVENEENGKRSTRNQRNKSRGARDRHSRKGGHSGSSGAYQRRGYNPNVDYHDSEYHYGSDFGDESSEKSEPEEDPLPSDIETSESMEEPDPSSDSDFSLSSYSTTSGTPRKPLLSQQRAPSPEPLWLQNRELPPLVLPKSSDDLLVPKELVMPLLSIYETLRHFRTLVRLSCFRFEDFCAALMCEDQTNLLAEIHIMLIKALLREEDSQQTHFGPLDQKDSVNVSLYFVDVLTWPEVLRSYVESDKGFDQSILQILTVTEYPFTAIEDRIKILQFMTDQFLITNPVREDLLHEGSMHYDDHCRVCHRLGDLLCCETCPAVFHLECVEPPLVDVPTEDWQCSTCKAHKVTGVVDCIPDVEKNGSLCRQEHLGFDRHGRKYWFLARRVFVESEDGEVWYYSTSLQLEEVMLALDQNELEVALYRELSDYKDEIVRQMELTESITNQFKGNKKSYLEVENALIQKMQKERQEKQVKEEDEKKEKQRQEAEEMIRKMHEDTESTEERAAATAEQREAKASGNDSVASAQVPDMVGDTVEVDVDASAGSNTDKTITKTSTSTSSSEEVDEEALEGEEKVGKDGKKHTIVTRSKTGSLQPRTFNMDDLKRRSTSLSKEELEKLDKSLKDTEGDGTRLTRQKAHQIASGTHLFKLGMDNNFKSYVNQYSTNLVSLNKTQRNEERDKKRHLSHKFSLTQASEFKWVGSLTGTRALLVSTLRQTVLQLESNIQAPFMHTNWPLLRKPWTAAVGACVNPRDFARTLIVLQACIKSVVFASVWHDQLGHVKLQRVTALEREEKKRQDKKEKKEKEDEEERNRTFSFVKYTLGLKHQVWKQKGEEYRIHGLGGWLWVSASRRYRSSETKMGLRAGPQKIMVQIKDQSGLRILALDPPTYECLMREYCGGKIENGVVKQEIKQEGAENVAIKQECNAETVKKEPATDDETNGVHASPGLSVKSESPAIKQEIKTNLSFLAGIKIEKVFTPITEFEEIDITKGLTSPGRLYYPKIAKKTRIDDFLSRRTHLKLLEERRFLQSEKSKELANQMTNQKGGGDGDSAEMEIENHEEGETDEGVNVGVSVDGGGDASLQALLSPLAGKQQQANKAATAVLSVSTKEMMIRKRIQQARMRYADVMRLCRNGNCYSCYCNAMNKNNVQANAAQSLAYTCYSPLCMQKVHLKRELITLCREANTLNNNQPLPQSSSQIILKSGASDEAKNAIKQDLESAMLGNEEASTKAKDATASSPPAKKLKLENSSDNVDVTTVTTTSNVTTTTTTTTTTVKNTDGVQEHSTVNRNSVTVSSNTTTTSTNKSGVKTVIIVNRRGRTVQRSAVTKELNADGSERIYTTTSTEGKVYLKKVAISLADRRKKRTPVKYPLCSTFCTRNKHRSILVLPQHELRKLSRLGGKMPVQGFHHLAKANLSVWPYSCSRPLFKTCWLYRTVGLRSLAAAAIQLRILWACLRWDDMAAKPMSTDGKNQITTDTEIMSLEILKHRHVGQFLDRTQYLRRKVVIPLELPKQVREVTSIRSGLRKRKRPESPQSTEPQVTEEWVDEDKLELWEIKQYGDRLEKANAQIITRSRSGVPQSVVVSGGNRTATVTTTAGGTTGLTGDQLVSGKATPEEIKEKMEQQLRMQRAAHQQKRALETLKSQPVNSPTAQLVKVTANSSHDGTVKLVSKVAIPANPNSTKSQLTSLLTTPTQNKVIGRRYLVKTSDGSTKVVSGPTSILPKTSPTQTSNQLQQSLIRVSQASTNSPVQLQQKVHIVRTLDGKLQVRGLLPGQQLIQMPDGKLHVLNVSQAVGSTLAQGTQTNSTTTTSTPQIKTVTATKVTASETPTKTSPGAKITVNSTAQQAQTSQQAQVVQTVQRVKATAVSLASGTPTQATKNTIVVANAGQTAQVISSGAQVISGNQIVVTNANLAQQLASGKAQLATIGGHQVVIRSTTGNQIVHLNSTNSGIIVKGAVAANKQPQVLQTTQTATVATQSVTSTNANATIATATSSATTTASVTTSQQNSAVAPIPRNIEASLLAGQPPGTVIKCVTAQVIQTTDGPRIVLQGLQGADFTQQQLNLVQQQVKQQLLKAHASTGKQGVLGPTKIYLAVQPAQPSNQQQQSQTAQSSSATTSVTSSPKQQSTVSSSSTVESQGTTETIPEGSQVITPKSADKPKVVVQQVGRVANAADDDSQKANIANGQQPSQSQNEEGDSSNKFILTPDYIQQTIKNALKQENLNPEIEEKLLQLQRYQEKQMRVENSVASNQTHHNSPAATTPRPPSRKRPLSNISPAVATIPSNVQSSSSGGDDKDDKDWIETPRKRPALKQESRETTAKVSKVSEAIDNETSPKNRSAKLKDSQEQRRKQQVHSRMQVLLFRHKELLKKDILKKRALLEKELQIDIQDLSAELATRTKAERHKQDEVKVGSAKRKANAQAAQQVSPANRSGGGSRPKKHKAQGNNATPPGGSTTATTRIKKEKLYCLCRTPYDETKFYVGCDLCNNWFHGDCVGITEEMSKSLSEFVCTECRHARDTQELYCLCKQPYDESQFYICCDKCQDWFHGRCVGILQSEADNIDEYVCPNCQRNSSVNFANMKNLNTKDLDLLKKLIKQIQAHKSAWPFMEPVDPNEAPDYYKVIKEPMDLQTIELRINDRTYKKLSEFIGDMTKIFDNCRYYNPKESPFFKCAESLETYFVHKIKSLREKFSEGK